The proteins below come from a single Pseudarthrobacter sp. SSS035 genomic window:
- a CDS encoding type III polyketide synthase, with amino-acid sequence MTVYVRSLETAVPPTVLVQTEARDVFAAQPGLTRLGSRLVSTCFDSAAIDTRHTAVEEMTMAFRSDDPQFFDPSTGLLLNPTTKVRNEIFAREVTKLFIESARAAVDACPDLSLLDITHVITVSCTGFFNPGPDYKIVRALGLDPAVQRYHLGFMGCYAAFPALRAAKSFCEADPQAVVLVVCAELCSLHVRTSNDPDTIMGSALFADGAAAAIITARNDPDAPALMQLDHFETVLTPVGEESMAWNIGDHGFEMVLGNYVPHIIDDHIIGALAPLLARDPSLRGLPYRDIRHWAIHPGGRSILDKVQTRLELTDEQLVPARDTLRDYGNMSSATVLFVLRHILEQPPVEGEERICSMAFGPGLTVETGLFTKLRQAATGKPAVQPEAASSLV; translated from the coding sequence ATGACGGTCTATGTGCGTTCACTCGAAACTGCTGTTCCGCCCACCGTGCTGGTTCAGACCGAAGCCCGGGACGTTTTTGCAGCTCAGCCGGGCCTGACCAGGCTGGGCTCGCGGCTGGTGAGTACTTGCTTCGATTCAGCCGCCATCGATACGCGCCATACCGCCGTCGAAGAAATGACCATGGCGTTCCGTTCGGACGATCCGCAGTTCTTTGATCCATCTACGGGCCTGCTCCTGAACCCCACCACCAAGGTGCGCAACGAGATCTTCGCCCGGGAGGTAACCAAACTTTTCATCGAGTCCGCCCGGGCTGCCGTCGACGCCTGCCCGGATCTGTCTTTGCTTGACATAACCCACGTCATTACCGTCTCCTGCACAGGATTCTTCAATCCCGGTCCTGACTACAAGATCGTCCGCGCATTGGGGCTGGACCCGGCCGTCCAGCGTTATCACCTCGGATTCATGGGGTGCTATGCCGCCTTTCCGGCGCTGCGGGCCGCCAAGTCGTTCTGCGAAGCAGATCCGCAGGCCGTTGTCCTGGTGGTCTGTGCCGAGCTGTGCTCCCTGCACGTGCGGACCTCGAACGATCCCGACACCATCATGGGTTCGGCGCTGTTCGCCGACGGCGCGGCGGCAGCCATCATTACGGCCCGGAATGATCCGGACGCACCTGCGCTGATGCAACTGGACCACTTCGAAACCGTCCTTACGCCGGTCGGCGAGGAATCCATGGCCTGGAACATCGGCGACCACGGCTTCGAAATGGTGCTGGGCAACTACGTCCCCCACATCATCGACGACCACATCATCGGCGCCCTCGCGCCCCTTCTGGCCCGGGATCCCTCGTTGCGTGGACTCCCCTACCGGGACATCCGCCATTGGGCCATCCATCCCGGCGGCCGGAGCATCCTGGACAAGGTCCAGACGCGCCTTGAACTCACCGACGAGCAACTCGTTCCGGCACGGGATACGTTGCGGGACTACGGCAACATGAGCAGCGCCACCGTGCTGTTTGTCCTCAGGCACATCCTGGAGCAGCCGCCGGTGGAGGGTGAGGAACGCATCTGCTCCATGGCGTTCGGCCCCGGACTCACGGTGGAGACCGGGCTCTTCACGAAACTCCGCCAGGCAGCCACCGGGAAGCCGGCGGTGCAGCCGGAGGCGGCCTCGTCGCTGGTCTGA
- a CDS encoding class I SAM-dependent methyltransferase: MDLPDCDPTKLELTYRQFELVNRLFSGWRQLYRRELRPLLSHDTETTLLDIGCGGGDLARQLALWSARDKLLLEVTGIDPDARAYSYSSRRPHHVAVRFRQADSADLVREGRRFDVVISNHVIHHLQPADLAQLLADSQALARRISLHNDLRRNIAAYALFSLAALPFRGSFIRADGLTSIRRSYTPAELTAAAPPGWQVARHSPFHQVLMHGPDHPDG; the protein is encoded by the coding sequence ATGGACCTGCCGGACTGTGATCCCACCAAACTGGAGCTCACGTACCGGCAATTCGAACTGGTGAACCGGCTGTTCTCCGGCTGGCGGCAGCTGTACCGCCGCGAGCTTCGCCCCCTGCTCTCCCACGACACTGAAACCACGCTCCTCGACATAGGATGCGGCGGCGGGGACCTGGCACGCCAGCTCGCCCTCTGGTCCGCCCGGGACAAGCTGCTGCTCGAGGTCACCGGCATTGACCCGGACGCCAGGGCATACAGCTACTCGTCACGCCGCCCGCACCACGTCGCAGTCCGGTTCCGCCAGGCGGACAGTGCCGACCTGGTCCGCGAAGGCCGCCGGTTCGACGTCGTCATATCGAACCACGTCATCCACCACCTCCAACCAGCGGACCTGGCTCAGCTCCTGGCAGATTCGCAAGCCCTGGCGCGCCGGATTTCCTTGCACAACGATCTCCGCCGGAACATCGCAGCCTACGCACTTTTCTCCCTGGCGGCCCTCCCCTTCCGCGGCTCGTTCATCCGTGCGGACGGCCTGACCTCGATCAGGCGCAGCTACACCCCGGCAGAACTCACCGCCGCCGCTCCCCCTGGCTGGCAAGTGGCGCGCCACTCCCCTTTCCATCAGGTCCTCATGCACGGTCCGGACCATCCCGATGGCTGA
- a CDS encoding NAD(P)/FAD-dependent oxidoreductase encodes MADVVIVGGGPVGLYLAALLLQEGVAVQVLEQRLHREHHSRAIGIHPPALAALDRAAVASAMVDAGVRIRGGIAVSGQKTVGSMSFASVSERFPFVLSLPQVTTESLLERRVHELDGAALVRGARVTEIADDGGLVTVRAATTKTGGAGTRITSRLLVAADGSRSLMRNLLGIPATSRTYPDHYVMGDFEGTGENLNEAVLYLEAEGIVESFPLPGGLRRWVVRIPRPEPVPDAVELARMVHHRTGIRPDPVTNTMLSSFSPCSTVACRSVSGRAVLIGDAAHEISPIGGQGMNLGWLDAAELAPIICDALAGNPVGQRLHAYSARRRKAASVARWQSEVNMTLGRPLSPPFLALRNHAVSAVSGIPAANRLVARRFTMQ; translated from the coding sequence ATGGCTGACGTGGTGATCGTCGGCGGCGGACCCGTGGGTCTGTATCTCGCCGCCCTGCTGCTTCAGGAAGGCGTCGCGGTCCAGGTCCTTGAACAGCGGCTCCACCGGGAACACCACTCGCGGGCCATCGGCATCCATCCCCCCGCACTCGCGGCGCTGGACAGGGCAGCGGTGGCCAGCGCCATGGTTGACGCCGGCGTGCGGATCCGCGGCGGCATCGCAGTCAGCGGCCAGAAGACCGTAGGGTCAATGTCTTTCGCATCGGTCTCGGAGCGCTTCCCGTTTGTGCTGTCACTCCCCCAGGTCACAACGGAATCACTGCTGGAGCGGCGCGTACACGAACTCGACGGTGCGGCGCTCGTCAGGGGCGCCAGGGTGACGGAAATAGCGGACGACGGCGGACTGGTCACCGTCCGAGCTGCCACCACCAAGACAGGCGGTGCGGGCACCCGGATCACCTCACGGCTCTTGGTCGCCGCCGACGGCTCGCGGTCCCTGATGCGCAACCTGCTGGGCATCCCGGCCACGTCTCGAACGTATCCCGACCATTACGTGATGGGTGATTTCGAAGGTACCGGCGAAAACCTGAACGAAGCCGTCCTGTACCTCGAAGCCGAAGGGATAGTGGAATCCTTTCCGCTGCCGGGCGGTCTCCGCCGCTGGGTAGTGAGGATTCCCCGGCCCGAACCGGTCCCGGACGCCGTCGAACTGGCGCGGATGGTCCACCACCGCACAGGGATCCGGCCGGACCCGGTCACCAACACCATGCTCAGTAGCTTCAGCCCATGCTCCACGGTGGCGTGCCGATCAGTCTCGGGGCGGGCCGTCCTGATCGGTGATGCTGCCCATGAAATAAGCCCCATCGGCGGTCAGGGCATGAACCTTGGCTGGCTGGACGCGGCGGAACTCGCACCGATCATCTGTGATGCCCTGGCGGGGAATCCGGTTGGCCAACGCCTGCACGCCTATTCAGCCCGGCGTCGCAAGGCCGCCTCGGTGGCGCGATGGCAGTCCGAAGTGAATATGACGCTGGGGCGCCCGCTGTCGCCACCTTTCCTGGCGTTGAGGAACCACGCAGTCAGCGCGGTGTCCGGCATTCCGGCGGCCAACAGGCTGGTGGCCCGCCGGTTCACCATGCAGTAA
- a CDS encoding nuclear transport factor 2 family protein has protein sequence MAELMASEPNALELVLDFIRTLEAGGDGGAIGRFLAADFVLVEAPHLLAAEGSTRTRDQAMAGLDQSGEVVADQKFGIRRTTCEGGRVVVEADWSARTLMDLRYWDAGETIRARTSSVFEVRDGLIISQDSYDCYFVNS, from the coding sequence ATGGCTGAACTGATGGCGTCCGAACCCAACGCACTGGAACTTGTCCTGGACTTTATCCGGACCCTGGAAGCCGGCGGTGACGGCGGGGCCATCGGCCGTTTCCTCGCTGCGGACTTCGTGCTGGTCGAGGCGCCGCATCTGCTCGCGGCTGAAGGCTCCACGCGGACGCGGGACCAGGCGATGGCTGGCCTCGATCAAAGCGGCGAAGTAGTGGCGGACCAGAAGTTCGGGATCCGCCGCACTACCTGCGAAGGCGGTCGGGTTGTGGTGGAGGCCGACTGGTCGGCGCGGACGCTGATGGACCTGCGGTACTGGGATGCCGGGGAAACCATCCGCGCCCGGACGTCGTCGGTCTTTGAAGTCCGGGACGGCCTGATCATCAGCCAGGACAGTTACGACTGCTACTTCGTGAATTCCTGA
- a CDS encoding peptide deformylase, with protein sequence MTAVSPPTSFTPAHLRERVQEILSAGSLPPIVQAGNPVLRQQAAPFDGQISAGELDRLIALMREVMYEAPGVGLAAPQLGIPLQLAVLEDQYDVDPEAAALRHRSPLEFLTIINPHYTAVGTESAAFFEGCLSLTGLQAVVVRPERVLLRFETPGGLASEREFEGWQARIVQHETDHLHGTLYVDRAELRSLSSNVEYAANWAEPGIGKARAALGFLPENP encoded by the coding sequence ATGACCGCTGTATCACCGCCCACTTCATTCACTCCTGCGCACCTGAGGGAACGGGTGCAGGAAATCCTGTCTGCGGGATCGCTGCCGCCCATCGTCCAGGCCGGGAATCCCGTACTCCGCCAGCAGGCCGCGCCCTTCGACGGCCAGATCAGCGCCGGCGAGCTGGACCGGTTGATTGCCCTCATGCGCGAAGTGATGTACGAAGCCCCTGGTGTGGGGCTGGCCGCCCCGCAACTCGGAATCCCGCTGCAGCTGGCAGTCCTTGAGGACCAGTACGACGTCGACCCCGAGGCCGCTGCCCTGCGGCACCGTAGCCCGTTGGAGTTCCTCACCATCATCAACCCGCACTACACGGCCGTCGGAACGGAAAGCGCAGCGTTCTTCGAGGGGTGCCTCTCCCTGACCGGCCTGCAGGCAGTGGTAGTACGGCCAGAACGGGTGCTGCTCCGGTTCGAGACCCCCGGAGGCCTGGCGTCGGAACGGGAATTCGAGGGCTGGCAGGCGAGAATTGTGCAGCACGAAACCGATCACCTCCATGGCACCCTCTACGTTGACCGCGCCGAGTTGAGGTCCTTGAGCTCGAACGTCGAGTACGCCGCCAACTGGGCCGAGCCGGGGATCGGAAAGGCGCGTGCGGCCCTGGGCTTCCTGCCCGAGAACCCCTGA
- a CDS encoding S9 family peptidase, with translation MKPEHLPLLNSVSAPAVHPDGSRAVVSVTRPDFTADSYVGQLWNIPLNQEQLPRRITRGFRDTGPAFSPDGLVLAFLRTGGPSSKAQLVVVEAGGGEPQVITDRLLGVESFAWSPDSHRIVFSSREPEAGRYGRSEAITAEAEAPRLISSYQYRLNSVGYTRDKPQQLFIVDVPELGGEPLAPPAAPSLPEARQLTSLATEASSGVFSADGSAVYFVAAPPENDDDLATLIYRVPVTGGDPLPVDQGVAAPQTVSEVRQSRDGRWLFYIARDLGGSGRDFVARNAVLYCVTADGGVPVALTDPELMDVAGPGARIELRGPDHALVLNNAQGSVELLELGATGGHALLVHGDKVVTGAAWAGGSLLVVFGDPSTHGDVGVLDDGQLRLLTDFSAVLRTQTDILVPQELTFEAPDGYPVHGWLVRPAGKGPHPVLLNIHGGPFAQFTVALFDEAQVYAAAGYAVLMCNPRGSAGYGREHGLAIKGRFGTDDMEDILAFLDGALAKFPALDAGRLGIMGGSYGGYLTAWTIAHHHRFQGAIVERGFLDPVSFEGSADIGWYFGREYLGSSTVGVAAQSPFEHVGNVQTPTLVIHSENDLRCPLEQGQRYFTALKRRGVEAQLLVFPGEDHELSRSGRPQHRRQRFEHILRWWARFLPTDANPADAPPE, from the coding sequence GTGAAGCCAGAACACCTCCCGCTGCTCAATTCCGTCTCCGCACCGGCGGTTCACCCGGACGGCAGCCGTGCTGTTGTGTCGGTGACCAGGCCGGATTTCACTGCTGATTCCTACGTGGGCCAGCTGTGGAACATCCCGTTGAACCAGGAGCAGTTGCCGCGGCGAATAACCAGGGGCTTCCGGGACACCGGCCCTGCATTCTCTCCTGATGGACTGGTCCTCGCCTTCCTCCGGACAGGCGGACCATCATCGAAAGCGCAGCTCGTCGTGGTGGAGGCCGGCGGCGGTGAACCCCAGGTCATTACCGACAGGCTGCTCGGAGTGGAGTCCTTCGCCTGGTCTCCCGATTCGCACCGCATTGTCTTCAGCTCCCGCGAGCCCGAGGCCGGACGGTACGGCCGCAGCGAAGCCATCACCGCGGAGGCGGAGGCCCCACGGCTGATCTCCTCCTACCAGTACAGGCTGAACAGCGTTGGCTACACGCGCGACAAGCCGCAGCAGCTGTTCATCGTGGACGTCCCGGAACTCGGCGGCGAACCGCTGGCACCGCCTGCGGCTCCGTCGCTGCCGGAAGCCCGGCAGCTGACATCGCTCGCCACGGAGGCCAGCTCCGGAGTTTTCAGTGCAGACGGATCAGCCGTCTACTTTGTGGCAGCACCGCCGGAGAACGATGACGACTTGGCCACCTTGATCTACAGGGTGCCGGTCACCGGCGGCGACCCCCTCCCGGTGGATCAGGGAGTAGCCGCACCTCAAACCGTATCGGAGGTCCGGCAGTCCCGGGACGGCAGATGGCTGTTCTACATTGCCCGGGACCTGGGCGGCTCCGGCCGGGACTTCGTGGCACGTAACGCCGTGCTGTACTGCGTTACGGCCGACGGCGGCGTGCCGGTTGCGCTGACCGACCCTGAGCTGATGGACGTTGCCGGTCCGGGTGCCCGGATTGAGCTCCGCGGCCCGGACCACGCCCTGGTCCTGAACAACGCGCAAGGCTCGGTTGAGCTCCTCGAGCTGGGGGCGACGGGCGGGCATGCCCTGCTGGTGCACGGTGACAAGGTGGTGACGGGGGCTGCCTGGGCGGGTGGTTCGCTGCTCGTCGTATTCGGCGATCCGTCCACCCACGGGGACGTCGGAGTGCTCGACGACGGGCAGCTGCGGCTGCTGACAGACTTTTCGGCCGTTCTGCGGACACAGACGGACATTTTGGTTCCACAGGAGCTGACGTTTGAGGCACCCGATGGCTATCCCGTCCATGGCTGGCTCGTCAGGCCTGCGGGTAAGGGTCCGCACCCGGTCCTGTTGAACATCCATGGCGGGCCGTTTGCCCAGTTCACCGTTGCCCTGTTCGATGAAGCCCAGGTGTACGCGGCTGCGGGCTATGCCGTGCTGATGTGCAATCCGCGCGGCTCTGCCGGCTACGGCCGGGAACACGGGCTGGCCATCAAGGGCCGCTTTGGCACCGACGACATGGAGGATATCCTCGCGTTCCTGGACGGGGCGCTGGCCAAATTTCCGGCGCTGGACGCGGGCCGGCTGGGCATCATGGGCGGCTCGTACGGCGGATACCTGACCGCCTGGACCATCGCGCACCACCACAGGTTCCAGGGTGCCATTGTGGAGCGTGGATTCCTGGACCCCGTCAGTTTCGAGGGCTCGGCCGACATTGGCTGGTACTTCGGCAGGGAATATCTCGGCAGCTCAACGGTGGGGGTCGCCGCGCAAAGCCCGTTCGAGCACGTGGGCAACGTGCAGACCCCGACGCTGGTCATCCACAGCGAAAACGACCTCAGGTGTCCGCTGGAGCAGGGCCAGCGGTATTTCACGGCCCTGAAGCGGCGGGGTGTGGAAGCCCAGCTGCTGGTGTTCCCGGGCGAGGACCATGAACTTTCCCGGTCAGGCAGGCCGCAGCACCGGCGTCAGAGATTCGAGCACATCCTGCGCTGGTGGGCTCGGTTCCTCCCGACCGACGCAAATCCGGCAGACGCACCGCCGGAGTGA
- a CDS encoding methyltransferase domain-containing protein: protein MPSSPRPPLRCPVCGAALNVRGGPGDAARKALVCGSGHGFDAAKQGYFNLLVGKGTVFEADTAEMVAARFAFLDGGHYRPLADAVAAAVVSGITPGEPFTVLDSGTGTGHYLRVVLDEVQRRTASCAAVALDISKFALRRAARLNPGAISLACDVWRPLPVADAAVDAITVIFAPRNAAEFARVLRPGGRLVVVTPRAGHLAAVAAQAGMLSIEDDKDARLAESLSPHFAAESTRDLDILMMLTPSELADLAFMGPAGHHLDRAAIAAKIGNGGVSTQVEARFRITVFRPARSAP, encoded by the coding sequence ATGCCATCAAGCCCCCGCCCTCCGCTGCGCTGCCCCGTGTGCGGCGCCGCACTGAATGTCCGGGGCGGGCCGGGTGACGCGGCCCGCAAGGCCTTGGTCTGCGGGTCCGGGCACGGCTTCGACGCGGCGAAGCAGGGCTACTTCAACCTGCTGGTGGGCAAGGGGACAGTCTTTGAAGCCGACACCGCAGAGATGGTGGCGGCCCGGTTCGCTTTCCTCGACGGCGGACATTACCGCCCCCTGGCAGACGCCGTCGCGGCCGCCGTCGTGTCCGGGATAACCCCGGGCGAACCATTCACAGTCCTCGACTCGGGTACTGGGACCGGCCACTATCTCAGGGTGGTGCTGGATGAGGTGCAGCGGCGCACCGCCAGCTGCGCCGCCGTCGCGCTCGACATCTCCAAGTTCGCGCTCCGCCGCGCCGCGCGCCTCAACCCCGGGGCCATCAGCCTTGCCTGCGATGTCTGGCGGCCGCTTCCGGTGGCCGACGCCGCCGTCGATGCCATCACGGTGATCTTCGCCCCCCGCAACGCCGCCGAATTCGCCCGGGTCCTCCGCCCCGGCGGAAGGCTGGTGGTGGTGACGCCGCGCGCCGGACACCTGGCTGCTGTTGCCGCCCAGGCAGGGATGCTGTCCATTGAGGACGACAAGGACGCGCGGCTGGCAGAATCCCTCTCGCCGCACTTCGCCGCCGAGTCCACCCGGGACCTGGATATCCTGATGATGCTAACGCCCAGCGAGCTGGCTGACCTGGCCTTCATGGGTCCGGCCGGGCACCACCTGGACCGCGCGGCCATTGCGGCCAAAATCGGGAACGGCGGGGTGTCGACCCAGGTGGAGGCACGATTCCGGATCACGGTCTTCCGTCCGGCACGGTCCGCACCGTAA
- a CDS encoding NfeD family protein, translating into MFEWLGENWWALWLTAFLAFAVIEMITLDLFFIMLGGGTLAALVADFAGADLWLQIVVFCVVSLLMIAFVRPVALSHLKKGPADQRTNIDRLIGEQALVMEAVSSTGGLVKIGGDVWSARSSGGVLPAGQKAVVSAIDGATAVVSAQPEQATQS; encoded by the coding sequence ATGTTTGAATGGCTCGGCGAAAACTGGTGGGCCCTGTGGCTCACCGCCTTCCTCGCGTTCGCAGTGATCGAAATGATCACCCTTGACTTGTTCTTCATCATGCTCGGCGGCGGAACACTTGCCGCGCTCGTCGCAGATTTTGCCGGCGCTGACCTGTGGCTGCAGATTGTGGTGTTCTGCGTCGTCTCCCTGCTGATGATCGCCTTTGTCCGCCCGGTGGCACTAAGCCATCTGAAAAAGGGACCCGCCGACCAACGCACCAACATTGACCGGCTCATCGGCGAGCAGGCCCTGGTGATGGAAGCAGTCAGCTCCACCGGCGGCCTCGTCAAGATCGGGGGCGATGTCTGGAGCGCCCGGTCCTCCGGTGGCGTCCTGCCTGCCGGCCAGAAGGCCGTGGTCTCCGCCATCGACGGGGCCACGGCTGTGGTTTCCGCCCAGCCGGAGCAGGCCACTCAGTCCTAA
- a CDS encoding SPFH domain-containing protein translates to MDNAGGAALAIVLVVLIVFVIIVLVRSVRIIPQARAGVVERLGKYQRTLNPGLTILIPFVDRLLPLLDLREQVVSFPPQPVITEDNLVVSIDTVVYFQVTDPRAATYEIANYIQAVEQLTTTTLRNVVGGLNLEEALTSRDQINGQLRGVLDEATGRWGIRVSRVELKAIDPPHSIQDSMEKQMRAERDRRAAILTAEGTKQSAILTAEGQRQASILAAEGDAKAAILRADGEAQAIQKVFDAIHKGNPDQKLLAYQYLQTLPKIAEGSSNKLWIVPSEIGEALKGIGQALGGTNPGPTAGGGGLFDEEPAKQPGS, encoded by the coding sequence ATGGACAACGCAGGAGGAGCCGCCCTGGCCATTGTGCTGGTGGTCCTGATCGTGTTCGTGATCATTGTCTTGGTCCGCTCGGTGCGGATTATCCCGCAGGCGAGGGCCGGCGTCGTTGAACGGCTCGGCAAGTACCAGCGGACCCTTAACCCGGGGCTCACCATCCTGATCCCGTTTGTGGACCGGCTCCTGCCGCTCCTGGACCTGAGGGAGCAGGTGGTGTCCTTTCCGCCGCAGCCGGTCATCACCGAAGACAACCTGGTGGTGTCCATCGACACTGTGGTGTACTTCCAGGTCACTGATCCGCGTGCCGCCACCTATGAGATTGCCAACTACATCCAGGCCGTGGAGCAGCTCACCACTACCACCCTGCGTAACGTTGTGGGCGGCCTGAACCTGGAAGAGGCGCTCACATCCCGCGACCAGATCAACGGCCAGCTGCGCGGTGTCTTGGACGAGGCAACCGGCCGCTGGGGCATCCGGGTCTCGCGCGTGGAGCTCAAGGCCATTGACCCGCCCCACTCGATCCAGGACTCGATGGAGAAGCAGATGCGGGCCGAGCGAGACCGCCGCGCTGCGATCCTCACGGCCGAAGGCACCAAGCAGTCCGCCATCCTCACCGCCGAGGGCCAACGGCAAGCATCGATTCTTGCGGCTGAGGGCGACGCCAAGGCGGCCATCCTCCGCGCAGACGGTGAGGCACAGGCCATCCAGAAGGTCTTTGACGCCATCCACAAGGGCAACCCCGACCAGAAGCTCCTGGCCTACCAGTACCTTCAGACGCTTCCGAAAATCGCAGAGGGATCATCAAACAAGCTGTGGATCGTTCCCAGCGAAATTGGCGAGGCACTCAAGGGCATCGGCCAGGCGCTCGGGGGTACCAATCCTGGTCCGACCGCGGGCGGCGGCGGGCTTTTCGACGAGGAACCCGCTAAACAGCCTGGGTCCTGA
- a CDS encoding RNA polymerase-binding protein RbpA → MSDRSLRGMRLGAQSMETESGVEPAPRQRVEYRCEDGEQVFVTFSSEAEIPPVWVSKTGKEALLVDGERPDTSNEKAVRTHWDMLLERRSLPELEQILEDRLTILRERRGERRSA, encoded by the coding sequence ATGAGCGATCGCAGCCTGCGGGGTATGCGCCTTGGCGCGCAGAGCATGGAGACCGAGTCCGGCGTTGAGCCGGCTCCGCGCCAGCGCGTCGAATACCGGTGCGAGGACGGCGAGCAGGTCTTCGTGACGTTCTCTTCAGAGGCTGAAATTCCTCCTGTGTGGGTTTCCAAGACCGGCAAGGAAGCGCTCCTCGTTGATGGCGAACGTCCGGACACCAGCAACGAAAAGGCTGTCCGTACGCACTGGGACATGCTCCTGGAGCGCCGTTCCCTTCCGGAGCTGGAGCAGATCCTCGAGGACCGGCTGACCATCCTGCGCGAGCGCCGTGGCGAACGGCGCAGCGCCTGA
- a CDS encoding polyprenol monophosphomannose synthase gives MRVLTIIPTYNELESLPKTLQRLRAAVPASDVLVVDDNSPDGTGQLADGFAAEDAQVHVLHRKGKAGLGAAYIAGFKWGLEAGYDVLVEMDADGSHQPEQLPQLLEAVEQGADLAMGSRWVPGGSVVNWPLYRQAISRTGSTYARLMLGLKIKDVTGGYRAFRRTTLEKLNLDLVDSVGYGFQVDLAWRVAKLGLRIEERPITFVERELGASKMSGNIVVEAMINVTRWGLQARWNKLTGKKDPAQG, from the coding sequence GTGCGCGTCCTCACCATCATTCCTACTTACAACGAGCTGGAATCGCTGCCCAAGACTCTTCAACGCCTCCGCGCAGCCGTACCGGCCTCGGACGTACTGGTGGTGGACGACAACAGCCCGGACGGCACCGGTCAGCTTGCGGACGGCTTTGCCGCCGAGGATGCACAGGTCCACGTCCTGCACCGCAAAGGCAAGGCAGGCCTGGGAGCCGCCTACATTGCCGGGTTCAAATGGGGACTCGAGGCAGGCTACGACGTCCTGGTGGAAATGGATGCGGACGGCTCACACCAGCCCGAACAGCTTCCCCAGCTGCTGGAAGCCGTTGAACAGGGCGCGGACCTTGCCATGGGATCCCGCTGGGTTCCCGGTGGCAGCGTGGTCAACTGGCCGCTGTACCGGCAGGCGATTTCGCGCACCGGCAGCACGTACGCCCGGCTGATGCTGGGCCTGAAGATCAAGGACGTCACCGGCGGCTACCGCGCCTTCCGGCGGACCACGCTGGAAAAACTGAACCTCGACCTTGTCGATTCAGTGGGCTACGGCTTCCAGGTTGACTTGGCGTGGCGTGTAGCCAAGCTGGGCCTCAGGATCGAGGAACGCCCCATTACGTTCGTGGAGCGCGAGCTCGGAGCGTCAAAGATGAGCGGCAACATTGTTGTTGAGGCCATGATCAACGTCACCAGGTGGGGCCTGCAAGCACGCTGGAACAAGCTCACAGGCAAGAAGGATCCGGCGCAGGGCTGA